CAAGTCGAAATTGGTGATAATGCTGTCATCATGATGGGGGCAGTCATCAATATCGGTGCGGAAATTGGTGCTGGGACCATGATTGATATGGGTGCTATTCTGGGCGGTCGAGCTATTGTCGGCAAAAACAGCCACGTCGGTGCTGGTGCGGTTCTGGCAGGAGTTATTGAGCCAGCTAGTGCGGAGCCAGTTCGGGTTGGCGATAACGTGCTGATTGGTGCCAATGCGGTTGTTATTGAAGGAGTACAAATTGGCAGTGGTTCGGTTGTTGCCGCTGGTGCGATTGTGACCCAGGATGTTCCGGAAAACGTAGTGGTTGCTGGCGTTCCGGCACGAGTTATCAAGACCATTGACGAGAAGACCCAGCAGAAGACAGCTCTAGAAGATGCCCTGCGTACTCTTTAAAAATAGCATAAATTTGAATTGATTGGGTGTGGCCCAAAACTTTGACAGATCTTACAAGATTTTAAAGGAAAGAAAAATGCTTGATTATCTGAAAATTCGCCGTGATTTACACCAGATACCAGAAATCGGTCTGGAAGAATACAAGACTCATGCCTACCTGATGCAGGTCATTGATGGACTGACAGCAGGTCTAGACTTTGTGGAAATCCGAACTTGGCGGACTGGTATTTTGGTCTTTATCAAGGGAAGTTCACCGGATAAGACGATTGGCTGGCGAACAGATATTGATGGTTTGCCGATTGTTGAGGATACAGGACTAGACTTTGCCAGCACTCATGAAGGCCGGATGCATGCTTGCGGACACGATATGCACATGACGGTTGCTCTAGGCCTGCTGGAACAAGCTGTGAGCGCTCAGCCTACCCACAATCTGCTCTTTCTCTTTCAGCCTGCAGAGGAAAATGAAGCTGGCGGTATGCTCATGTACGAAGATGATGCTTTTGGTGACTGGCTGCCAGATGAATTTTACAGTCTCCATGTGCGACCGGACCTCAAGGTCGGCGATATTGCCACTAATAGAGGAACCCTCTTTGCTGGTACCTGTGAAGTTAAGCTGACTTTTAAGGGGAAGGGGGGGCATGCGGCCTTTCCTCATGAAGCCAATGATGCTTTGGTGGCGGCTAGCTACTTTATCACTCAGGTGCAGACTATTGTCAGCCGCAATGTCGATCCTATCGAGGGAGCAGTTGTGACCTTTGGTTCTCTCCATGCTGGCACGACCAACAATGTCATCGCAGAAAGGGCCTTTTTGCATGGCACCATTCGGACTCTGACTCAGGAGATGAACCTCTTGACTCAGAAGCGCTTACGAGAAATAGCAGAGGGTCTAGCCCAAAGTTTCGGTCTGGAATTGGACTTGGAGCTTAAACAAGGTGGCTATCTGCCTGTGGAAAATCATCCTGGCTTAGCAGACGAATTGATGGACTTCTTCCAGAAGGAAGAAGGAGTGCAGCTGATTGATATTGCGCCGGCTATGACAGGCGAGGACTTCGGCTATCTGCTCAGCAAGGTCAAGGGCGTCATGTTCTGGCTGGGAGTGGATAGTCCCTACGCCCTTCATCATCCCAAGATGACACCGGATGAGGCCGCACTGCCCTTTGCTATTGAAAAGATTGGGAAATTCCTAGATTATAAAATCAACGAAAGATAAGAAAAAGGTGGACGAGCTGCATGAAAAAAGAGCTAAGACAAACTGTACTGAACCAGATGAAGAAACTGTCAGGAAAAGAAAAAGAGCAGGCAGATAGCTGGCTGACCCAGCGCTTGCTTAGTTCAGCAGCTTATCAAGAAGCTCAGGTTATGGCTACTTATCTTTCAATGCCGCATGAAGTCTCTACTGCATCCTTTATTAAGCAGGCTCAGTTGGATGGCAAGAGGGTTTTAGTGCCCAAAACCTATGGCCAGGGTCGGATGATATTTGTGGATTATGATGAAAGTCGCCTTCAAAAAAGCTCTTTCGGTCTTATGGAGCCGACGAGCGAAGAGGCTGTGGAGAAGGCGGAGATCAATCTGATTCATGTGCCGGGCGTGGTCTTCAATTCTCAAGGGTTTCGGATTGGTTACGGCGGTGGCTACTATGACCGTTATCTGGCTGATTTTACAGGAGCATCCATCAGCAGCATCTATAGTTTTCAACAGTCTGATTTTGAGCCTAATTATCACGATATAGCAGTAAAGGAAGTACTGATTTATGAATTACATCTACGATAAAAAATATCCTGTGACCAGTGTTTTGTTAATTCTAACAACACTTGTCTTTGTGGGGATGCTTATTTTACGAGGTTTTTCTTATGCTGAAGCACAAACGGTCTTTGAATTTGGAGCAGTGTTTTCTCCAACCATTATCATGTATCCTGCTCAGATATGGCGTCTCATTTCTGCTATTTTTGTGCATATTGGCTTGGAGCACTTTGTGGTAAATGCTGTTACTCTTTATTTTATTGGACGGCAGGCAGAAGATATTTTTGGCTCGCGAAATTTCTTTCTGCTCTATATGATGTCTGGCCTGATGGGAAACATCTTTGTCTTCTTTTTCAGTCCAGATACTCTGTCAGCAGGGGCCTCTACAGCCTTGTTTGGCCTTTTTGCCTCTATCGTGACCCTGCACTATGTCGTTCGCGACAGCTATATTCAGCAGCTGGGGCAGTCTTATATGACCTTGATTGTGGTCAATATCATCTTTAGTTTCATGCCTGGTATCAGCCTGGCGGGGCATTTGGGCGGTTTGATTGGCGGCATACTCTGCGCGGTCATTTTACCTGTCAAAGGCTCAAGCAATGCCTTTAAACCTGCTCAGCGCTGGCTAGTCTTGTTTGGCTATCTAGCCTTAGCTGCCCTTCTGATTTTTCTAGGCTTTCATCATTCCTTGATTTAACAAGTATGTATAAATAACTAACGACATAAAAAAGAGGTTTATCAACCTCTTTTTTATAGCTAAAATTTTATTTTCAACGTTAGTTGTTTGAATCAATTATTTTTTCTCTTGTTTTTTCTCTAGTTTATGGCCCAAGCCAATGATATACTGCTTCAAGGAGTCTTTGACCTGCGGATGCTTGAGAGCGTAGTCGATAGAAGTCTTCATAAAGCCGAACTTGTCACCGACATCATAGCGATCTCCCTTGAATTCACGAGCGAACACGCGTTGCGTCTTGTTGAGGGTATCAATCGCATCGGTCAGCTGGACTTCGTTCCCAGCGCCAGGAGCTTGATTTTCCAAGATTTCAAAAATTTCTGGTGTCAGCAGGTAGCGGCCGATAATAGCCAAATCACTCGGTGCATCTTCAGGCTTTGGTTTTTCGACGAAAGTTTCCACGCTGTAGAGACCTTTGACGCCTTCACCTTGAGGAGCAATGACCCCGTAAGAGGAGACTTCATCATGAGGGACCTGCATGACAGCTATGGTAGAAGCATGAGTTGCTTCGTAGTCATCAATCAATTGCTTGGTTAGCGGCACAGCCTTATCATTGGTGATGTCCATAAGGTCATCGCCCAGCATGACAACGAAAGGCTCGTTTCCTACGAAAGCCTTAGCTTGAAGGACAGCATCTCCCAGTCCGCGCGGATGGCTCTGACGGATGAAATGCAGACCGATACCAGTGGTTTCATCGACCAATTTGAGCAAGTCGTCTTTACCCTTTTCTTTGAGGTTGTATTCCAATTCAAAGTTTGAGTCAAAGTGGTCTTCGATTGAGCGTTTTGACTTACCTGTGACAACTAGAATATCTTCAATTCCAGATTTGAGAGCTTCCTCAACGATAAACTGGATGGTTGGCTTGTCGACAATCGGCAACATTTCCTTGGCTAGAGCTTTAGTGGCTGGCAGGAAGCGGGTTCCGAGACCAGCTGCAGGGATGACGGCTTTCTTAACTTTTGACATAATTATTTCCTTTCTATTAGAACGAAGTCCATTCGTTCTCAGCCTTGAATTCATTGTTCATGATTTCATAAATGGCATCTTTGATATTACAATTTTGATAAATAACCTTGTAGATAGCTTGGGTAATCGGCATATAAACATCCAGCTCTTGGGCCAGTTCATAGGCAGCCTTGGTGGTGGAAATTCCTTCGATAACCATGCCCATATTGGCTTCAATATCAGCTAATTTCTCACCGCGTCCGAGAGCATTGCCGGCCCGCCAGTTGCGAGAGTGGACAGAGGTCCCTGTGACAATCAGGTCACCTACACCAGATAGGCCGCTGTAGGTCAGAGGATTGGCTCCTAACTTGACACCTAGACGTGTGATTTCGGCCAGACCGCGTGTGATAATAGCTGCCTTGGCGTTGTCACCATAGCCTAATCCGTGGAGAGCACCGGCTCCGACTGCGATGATATTTTTCAGAGCGCCAGCAGTCTCCACTCCGATGACGTCGGTATTAGTGTAGAGACGGAAGTAGTGATTGCTGAAGAGCTCCTGCACATACTTAGCTGTTTCCAGATCCTTGGAAGCAGCAGTAATCAGGGTAATATCGCGTACAATGGTTTCCTCAGCATGGCTGGGACCTGAGACAACGACAATCTCGCTGCGAAGCTCTGCAGGGATTTCTTCTTCTAGGATAGTTGAAATCCGTTCGTGAGTATTGGGTTCCAGTCCCTTGGAGGCGTGCATGATTTTCACCTTGTGGTCTAGAGCCTGAGCTACTTGTTTGGCTACCAGACGGGTTACCTTGGTCGGCACAACAAAAAGCACAGCA
This window of the Streptococcus sanguinis genome carries:
- a CDS encoding rhomboid family protein, with product MNYIYDKKYPVTSVLLILTTLVFVGMLILRGFSYAEAQTVFEFGAVFSPTIIMYPAQIWRLISAIFVHIGLEHFVVNAVTLYFIGRQAEDIFGSRNFFLLYMMSGLMGNIFVFFFSPDTLSAGASTALFGLFASIVTLHYVVRDSYIQQLGQSYMTLIVVNIIFSFMPGISLAGHLGGLIGGILCAVILPVKGSSNAFKPAQRWLVLFGYLALAALLIFLGFHHSLI
- the dapD gene encoding 2,3,4,5-tetrahydropyridine-2,6-dicarboxylate N-acetyltransferase, which gives rise to MSATKMNAQEIIKFIADAKKKTPVKVTFNGELHGSIPWSVVKLGNVLFGDWEEIKPLLVNLEENKTYVVEQDARNSAVPLLDKRDINARIEPGAIIRDQVEIGDNAVIMMGAVINIGAEIGAGTMIDMGAILGGRAIVGKNSHVGAGAVLAGVIEPASAEPVRVGDNVLIGANAVVIEGVQIGSGSVVAAGAIVTQDVPENVVVAGVPARVIKTIDEKTQQKTALEDALRTL
- a CDS encoding 5-formyltetrahydrofolate cyclo-ligase, translated to MKKELRQTVLNQMKKLSGKEKEQADSWLTQRLLSSAAYQEAQVMATYLSMPHEVSTASFIKQAQLDGKRVLVPKTYGQGRMIFVDYDESRLQKSSFGLMEPTSEEAVEKAEINLIHVPGVVFNSQGFRIGYGGGYYDRYLADFTGASISSIYSFQQSDFEPNYHDIAVKEVLIYELHLR
- a CDS encoding NAD(P)H-dependent glycerol-3-phosphate dehydrogenase, which codes for MDKQRVSVIGPGSWGTALSQVLNDNGHEVRIWGNIAEQINEINDEHTNKRYFKDIVLDEKIKAYHDLEEALKDADAVLFVVPTKVTRLVAKQVAQALDHKVKIMHASKGLEPNTHERISTILEEEIPAELRSEIVVVSGPSHAEETIVRDITLITAASKDLETAKYVQELFSNHYFRLYTNTDVIGVETAGALKNIIAVGAGALHGLGYGDNAKAAIITRGLAEITRLGVKLGANPLTYSGLSGVGDLIVTGTSVHSRNWRAGNALGRGEKLADIEANMGMVIEGISTTKAAYELAQELDVYMPITQAIYKVIYQNCNIKDAIYEIMNNEFKAENEWTSF
- a CDS encoding N-acetyldiaminopimelate deacetylase; this translates as MLDYLKIRRDLHQIPEIGLEEYKTHAYLMQVIDGLTAGLDFVEIRTWRTGILVFIKGSSPDKTIGWRTDIDGLPIVEDTGLDFASTHEGRMHACGHDMHMTVALGLLEQAVSAQPTHNLLFLFQPAEENEAGGMLMYEDDAFGDWLPDEFYSLHVRPDLKVGDIATNRGTLFAGTCEVKLTFKGKGGHAAFPHEANDALVAASYFITQVQTIVSRNVDPIEGAVVTFGSLHAGTTNNVIAERAFLHGTIRTLTQEMNLLTQKRLREIAEGLAQSFGLELDLELKQGGYLPVENHPGLADELMDFFQKEEGVQLIDIAPAMTGEDFGYLLSKVKGVMFWLGVDSPYALHHPKMTPDEAALPFAIEKIGKFLDYKINER
- the galU gene encoding UTP--glucose-1-phosphate uridylyltransferase GalU, producing the protein MSKVKKAVIPAAGLGTRFLPATKALAKEMLPIVDKPTIQFIVEEALKSGIEDILVVTGKSKRSIEDHFDSNFELEYNLKEKGKDDLLKLVDETTGIGLHFIRQSHPRGLGDAVLQAKAFVGNEPFVVMLGDDLMDITNDKAVPLTKQLIDDYEATHASTIAVMQVPHDEVSSYGVIAPQGEGVKGLYSVETFVEKPKPEDAPSDLAIIGRYLLTPEIFEILENQAPGAGNEVQLTDAIDTLNKTQRVFAREFKGDRYDVGDKFGFMKTSIDYALKHPQVKDSLKQYIIGLGHKLEKKQEKK